Proteins encoded together in one Planctopirus ephydatiae window:
- a CDS encoding RNA polymerase sigma factor, whose protein sequence is MSQEPSPTADENTREQWLIARIRAQEPGAWRELVDQHEPRLFAWMKSRTGNRSTAEDLVQEVFLSFLRALPNFDDSRPIEPFINQIAAHLLIDHLRKEGRRQVVSTGTVVDDSSSGHMPFEKLVPQDSRQLKASSIFRGRETTAAIEACLAQSLKELVLRWQSRGEFERLKCCELIIAKGYPNQRVAQLLSISEQTVANHKSYLLQQLRQRLAKAGLAETVLSLLIDRH, encoded by the coding sequence ATGTCACAGGAACCGTCTCCGACTGCGGATGAGAACACTCGAGAACAGTGGTTGATTGCCCGCATTCGTGCCCAGGAGCCCGGTGCCTGGCGCGAACTTGTCGATCAGCATGAACCCCGACTTTTTGCCTGGATGAAATCCCGCACAGGGAACCGCTCGACAGCCGAAGATCTCGTACAGGAAGTCTTCCTCTCCTTTCTGAGGGCGTTGCCAAACTTTGATGATTCGAGGCCCATCGAGCCTTTTATCAATCAGATAGCCGCACATCTGCTGATTGATCACTTACGCAAAGAGGGGAGACGGCAGGTTGTCAGTACAGGAACCGTAGTTGACGATTCCTCATCGGGGCACATGCCCTTCGAAAAACTTGTGCCGCAGGATTCTCGACAACTGAAGGCATCGAGCATTTTTCGCGGTCGAGAAACGACCGCTGCGATTGAAGCCTGCCTGGCTCAAAGCCTGAAGGAACTTGTTCTCCGCTGGCAAAGTCGGGGAGAATTCGAGCGTCTCAAATGCTGCGAACTCATCATTGCTAAAGGCTATCCCAATCAACGGGTCGCGCAACTCCTGTCGATCAGCGAACAGACTGTCGCCAACCATAAGTCGTATCTGCTGCAGCAACTTCGTCAGCGATTGGCAAAAGCCGGTCTTGCGGAGACAGTCTTATCGCTGTTGATTGACCGTCACTGA
- a CDS encoding TadE/TadG family type IV pilus assembly protein: MNANRNRQPIRHHARRGALMVEFSLVFPVFMLVMLFFFEAWRVVQCQQTVDQAAFEAARVAIVPGKTVADARARANVILASTNSTQASVTISPDPITEETEQVTVRVTLPLSDVGLFFQYFSPSYTIESVMTLDHENARIGRL; this comes from the coding sequence ATGAACGCGAACCGAAATAGACAACCCATCCGTCACCACGCCCGACGCGGTGCCTTGATGGTCGAGTTCTCGCTGGTTTTTCCTGTCTTCATGCTCGTCATGCTTTTCTTCTTCGAAGCCTGGCGTGTGGTGCAGTGCCAGCAGACGGTCGATCAGGCAGCGTTCGAAGCAGCCCGTGTGGCGATTGTGCCTGGCAAAACCGTTGCAGATGCTCGTGCTCGCGCAAATGTCATTCTCGCCAGCACCAATTCCACACAGGCCAGCGTGACCATCTCGCCTGACCCGATCACCGAAGAAACTGAGCAAGTCACTGTGCGTGTCACATTGCCACTGAGTGATGTTGGTCTGTTCTTTCAGTACTTTTCACCCAGCTACACGATTGAGTCGGTGATGACACTCGATCATGAGAACGCACGCATAGGCCGCCTGTAG
- a CDS encoding TadE/TadG family type IV pilus assembly protein has product MRLSRPRSRQIPQPARLGAAAVEMALVLPVLILVVFGTIAVSQIIHFRKGVVAATAEGIRIASRRDVSSTEVTTLVRQILTGRRISQATITITPTEISNLRPGELIEIQVRANYTALGVEPLGWTVPTEIIYRGAVLRE; this is encoded by the coding sequence ATGCGATTGTCTCGTCCCCGATCCCGCCAGATTCCTCAACCAGCTCGCCTTGGAGCTGCGGCTGTGGAAATGGCACTGGTACTGCCAGTGCTGATTCTGGTGGTGTTCGGCACAATTGCCGTTTCGCAGATTATTCACTTTCGCAAGGGTGTCGTTGCCGCCACCGCTGAAGGAATCCGCATTGCCTCGCGCAGGGATGTCAGTAGTACGGAAGTGACAACTCTGGTTCGCCAGATTCTGACTGGCCGCAGGATCAGTCAGGCGACAATTACGATTACCCCGACGGAAATTTCGAATCTGCGCCCTGGCGAATTGATCGAAATTCAGGTTCGGGCCAATTACACAGCCCTGGGAGTTGAACCCCTGGGCTGGACTGTTCCCACTGAGATTATTTATCGCGGTGCTGTACTGCGGGAATAA
- a CDS encoding SufE family protein — protein sequence MTLNDWALELADLDDRDRMETIVELAETLPPLSADKQAAPLPESCRVQECQTPVYLFAEVRDGLLILEADAPRKSPIVRGLVALVVTSLNQQPIDQLRDLPLDLLEKLHLTTALGMTRQQGVRGLMQRIRHAIESSR from the coding sequence ATGACTTTGAACGACTGGGCTTTGGAACTGGCAGATCTCGATGATCGCGACCGCATGGAAACCATTGTGGAACTCGCGGAGACATTGCCACCCCTTTCCGCCGATAAGCAGGCAGCCCCACTTCCCGAGAGCTGCCGGGTGCAGGAATGTCAGACACCTGTGTATCTCTTTGCTGAAGTTCGTGATGGCCTGTTGATTCTGGAAGCTGATGCTCCTCGCAAATCGCCGATTGTGCGCGGTCTGGTGGCTCTCGTCGTGACCAGCCTGAATCAGCAACCCATTGATCAACTTCGGGATCTACCACTCGATCTGCTGGAAAAGCTTCATCTGACCACGGCCCTCGGGATGACACGTCAGCAGGGCGTTCGCGGATTGATGCAACGAATTCGACACGCGATCGAATCCTCCCGTTGA
- the ygfZ gene encoding CAF17-like 4Fe-4S cluster assembly/insertion protein YgfZ yields the protein MNSHFPAMQIPLPVEQYFVTGQHRVRFLQNFCTNDVARLTPNTGIEAFFPNVKGRIIGHGWIHALEDSLVMTIGAGTGTSLLPHLERYIITEDVTFTKAALKDTWLVGGETANQLWAELSQQQQRELAAEPVHQMIAGAGWRAALMTGWSLPVVAVFMDEHAAHEELSTLASLAAIRKGTHLNFDRFRATVGMGWMGVDYSDAQLAQESGRTAVAISFHKGCYLGQEPIARLDAMGHTNKELVRLSTEVSLIDRQKNSWAGAELFADAEPKSIGVITTFCPHDDQPGGIGLGYVRTKWQVENQMLHVGTPEGPTITVHVPLIPANEPV from the coding sequence ATGAACTCGCATTTCCCGGCCATGCAGATCCCTCTTCCTGTCGAACAATACTTCGTTACAGGTCAGCATCGAGTCCGTTTTTTACAGAACTTTTGCACCAATGATGTTGCTCGACTGACTCCAAATACAGGAATTGAAGCCTTCTTTCCGAATGTCAAAGGCCGGATTATCGGGCACGGCTGGATTCATGCTCTGGAAGACTCGCTCGTGATGACCATAGGTGCCGGGACGGGCACATCGCTGCTCCCGCATTTAGAACGCTACATCATTACGGAAGATGTCACATTCACGAAAGCGGCTCTGAAGGATACCTGGCTGGTTGGGGGAGAAACAGCCAACCAACTCTGGGCCGAGCTCAGTCAACAACAACAGCGTGAACTTGCCGCAGAGCCTGTGCATCAGATGATTGCTGGCGCAGGCTGGCGGGCAGCCTTGATGACGGGTTGGAGCCTGCCTGTCGTGGCTGTCTTTATGGATGAACATGCAGCCCATGAGGAACTGTCAACTTTGGCGTCGCTGGCAGCCATCAGAAAGGGAACCCATCTCAATTTCGATCGCTTCCGAGCGACTGTTGGTATGGGCTGGATGGGGGTTGATTACAGCGATGCTCAACTTGCCCAGGAATCGGGGCGGACAGCCGTCGCGATCTCATTTCACAAAGGCTGTTATCTCGGGCAGGAGCCCATTGCCAGGCTCGATGCCATGGGTCACACCAACAAAGAACTCGTCAGGCTTTCGACAGAGGTTTCGCTGATCGATCGCCAGAAAAACTCGTGGGCAGGTGCCGAACTCTTTGCGGATGCTGAACCGAAAAGTATCGGAGTCATCACCACGTTCTGTCCGCATGATGACCAGCCAGGAGGAATCGGCCTGGGGTATGTTCGCACGAAGTGGCAGGTCGAAAACCAGATGCTGCATGTCGGCACACCCGAGGGGCCCACAATCACTGTGCATGTGCCGCTCATTCCTGCGAATGAACCGGTTTGA
- a CDS encoding vWA domain-containing protein yields MMRKNFSGHRRVIHKPHPRRGAIAILAAFVMVALLALAGFFLSLSYVELTRAELRAGTDAAARSAVIRLVETQSTNSGRAAARDIASRFEVGGKALSLNDSDIQFGRSTRQSNGSYSFAINGTPTNAARVFGRKTKTSAAGPVELPFGGFVGAPEYSTELNAVAMRLDYDIVIVLDRSGSMGWDLSGVEFEYPEAVRQRPLVENYFSPPDPTGSRWAILSASVNDFLTILNQRQVAARVGLVTYAGDYTFGKYSSVKLTVESDLTSTFSTITSKLTAIGQVPLIGGTDIGAGITAAQTMLTTSSQARLKTGQPIIIVFSDGMFNQGTEPVSLAASAYGQSSTIIHSVTFGATAQGRATMNSVTATAGKGLSLHANTAAELAESFRSIANAIPIVVTE; encoded by the coding sequence ATGATGCGAAAAAATTTCTCAGGTCATCGACGAGTCATTCACAAGCCACACCCCAGGCGGGGTGCGATTGCGATCCTGGCTGCATTTGTGATGGTCGCGCTCCTGGCTTTGGCTGGGTTTTTTCTTTCACTCTCCTATGTCGAACTGACGCGTGCTGAACTCCGGGCCGGGACTGATGCCGCTGCTCGTTCGGCAGTGATCCGGCTGGTAGAAACACAATCGACAAATTCGGGCCGTGCTGCCGCCCGCGATATTGCCTCTCGTTTTGAAGTGGGAGGTAAGGCTCTTTCGTTAAACGATAGCGATATTCAATTTGGCAGATCGACTCGGCAGTCAAATGGCAGCTATTCCTTTGCGATCAATGGGACACCGACAAATGCAGCGCGAGTTTTTGGTCGCAAGACGAAAACATCGGCAGCGGGGCCGGTGGAACTTCCCTTTGGGGGTTTTGTCGGAGCTCCTGAGTATTCGACAGAACTGAATGCTGTTGCCATGCGGCTGGACTATGACATTGTCATCGTGCTCGATCGATCAGGCTCGATGGGCTGGGATCTTTCCGGTGTTGAATTTGAATATCCCGAAGCCGTCCGACAGAGACCACTGGTTGAAAACTACTTCAGCCCGCCTGATCCCACAGGGAGTCGCTGGGCAATCCTTTCGGCCAGTGTGAATGACTTTCTGACGATTCTTAATCAGCGTCAGGTGGCGGCTCGTGTGGGGCTGGTGACTTACGCCGGGGACTACACATTCGGGAAATACAGTTCAGTCAAACTCACTGTAGAAAGTGATCTCACTTCGACCTTCTCGACAATCACTTCGAAATTGACAGCGATTGGTCAGGTACCACTCATTGGAGGGACAGATATTGGTGCCGGGATTACAGCCGCTCAAACGATGCTGACGACATCCAGCCAGGCTCGCCTCAAGACGGGCCAGCCGATCATCATTGTCTTCAGCGATGGGATGTTTAATCAGGGGACAGAACCTGTCAGCCTGGCAGCCAGTGCCTATGGGCAATCTTCGACAATCATTCATAGCGTCACCTTCGGAGCAACAGCTCAAGGTCGCGCCACGATGAACTCTGTGACGGCCACTGCTGGCAAAGGCTTAAGCCTGCATGCTAATACTGCTGCCGAACTGGCAGAAAGCTTCCGATCGATCGCCAATGCGATTCCTATTGTGGTGACTGAATGA
- a CDS encoding DUF4114 domain-containing protein, giving the protein MKKYLGLLLMLVAATWSTMHEACAQAAKNPFNLPKYTAVQNAKSDTRSTQFANNVLPTFQQFINKSLKEASQFKVAPDYVLDPTRLYLPLTTLQPVRIYFVHEGAGYRNQLGVSIVDAGHGRSGSSALIDPLTQGKLIFEDASFEVTQIKDKKGNVTSQSGGLKAGDFVEIGTIQAGKQVDFFLCSNGANGTKNLLRNFPELNSDKLQHVIAVYFKDTHPGYVMIGFEDIVGGGDLDYNDTLFVVDFGYDISIEKGDLPH; this is encoded by the coding sequence ATGAAGAAGTATCTCGGGTTGTTACTGATGCTGGTGGCGGCCACCTGGTCAACGATGCATGAGGCCTGTGCACAGGCAGCCAAGAATCCATTCAATCTGCCAAAATACACGGCCGTACAAAACGCCAAGTCGGATACACGTTCGACTCAGTTCGCGAATAATGTCCTGCCCACCTTTCAGCAATTCATCAACAAAAGCCTCAAGGAAGCATCGCAATTCAAGGTGGCACCCGACTACGTTCTCGACCCCACGAGACTTTATCTGCCCCTGACCACACTTCAACCTGTCCGCATCTACTTCGTCCATGAGGGCGCTGGTTATCGCAACCAGTTGGGTGTGTCGATTGTGGATGCCGGCCATGGACGCAGTGGCTCTTCAGCACTGATTGATCCACTTACACAGGGCAAACTGATTTTTGAAGATGCTTCTTTTGAAGTCACCCAAATCAAAGACAAAAAAGGGAACGTCACAAGTCAGTCGGGTGGACTTAAAGCCGGTGATTTTGTGGAAATCGGTACGATTCAGGCTGGGAAGCAGGTGGATTTCTTCCTCTGCTCAAATGGTGCGAATGGGACCAAAAACCTGCTGCGAAACTTTCCTGAACTCAACTCGGACAAGCTCCAGCATGTGATCGCGGTCTACTTCAAAGATACTCACCCAGGCTACGTCATGATTGGCTTTGAAGATATCGTGGGCGGTGGTGACCTCGACTACAACGATACTCTCTTCGTGGTCGACTTTGGTTACGACATCTCGATTGAAAAAGGCGATCTGCCTCACTAA
- the rnc gene encoding ribonuclease III — protein MDEAAGQVPLTECEARLGYHFRSPELLMQALSHASAAKTRLESNERLEFLGDAILGAAVCDLLFGKYPKSTEGELTRIKSFVVSRHVCGLLAKELHLDQFVIIGKGLCGTPNVPVSILSATFESVIAAVFLDGGFDAAKEFIIRLIEPHVEQMVGAEYGRNYKSVLQQYAQKTLGETPRYDLLKEYGPDHLKYFKVSAALGEVVYAAAWGINKKEAEQKAAANALSELEGKPAPHTADELPPEIARLQASTGMNLTQEDIIFSQHDRDPASSC, from the coding sequence ATGGATGAGGCCGCCGGGCAAGTGCCCCTGACGGAATGCGAAGCCCGGCTGGGCTATCATTTTCGCTCGCCCGAATTGCTGATGCAGGCCCTTTCTCATGCCTCCGCTGCAAAAACCCGGCTCGAGTCGAATGAGAGACTCGAATTTCTTGGCGATGCTATTCTCGGTGCCGCTGTCTGCGATCTGCTGTTTGGTAAATATCCCAAATCGACAGAAGGCGAACTGACGCGAATCAAATCGTTTGTCGTTAGCCGGCATGTTTGTGGTTTGTTGGCGAAAGAACTTCACCTCGATCAATTTGTCATCATTGGGAAGGGATTGTGCGGAACTCCCAATGTTCCGGTCTCTATCTTATCGGCAACGTTCGAATCCGTGATTGCTGCCGTCTTTCTCGATGGAGGCTTTGATGCGGCTAAAGAATTCATCATTCGACTGATCGAGCCTCATGTCGAACAGATGGTCGGTGCCGAGTATGGTCGCAACTATAAAAGTGTTCTGCAGCAATACGCCCAGAAGACTTTGGGCGAAACTCCCCGCTACGACCTGCTCAAGGAATATGGGCCAGACCATTTGAAGTATTTCAAAGTCTCGGCTGCACTGGGTGAAGTGGTTTACGCTGCCGCCTGGGGGATCAACAAAAAAGAAGCCGAGCAGAAGGCCGCGGCCAATGCCTTATCTGAACTGGAAGGGAAGCCAGCGCCTCACACTGCCGACGAACTTCCCCCTGAAATCGCCCGACTCCAGGCTTCAACCGGGATGAATCTTACTCAGGAAGATATCATTTTCAGTCAACACGATCGCGACCCTGCCTCATCGTGCTGA
- a CDS encoding serine/threonine-protein kinase, protein MRFQYAPQSRPLAGYVITRGIQRGGFGEVYEGLSAGGKRVALKLLQRGTEIELRGVRQCLNLNHPNLVSIYDILYDNEACAWIVMEYIDGVTLDDVIANHPQGLPHDEVAEWFSGIVQGLEYLHSRGIVHRDLKPANIYRTHGVVKIGDVGLSKLMDQVDALHTQTIGTVHYMAPEVSHGRYGPSIDYYSLAVILYELLTGKVPFSGETTGEVLMRHLTHLPETTHLPLALRPVLQKALAKNAAERYPSLQEFHAAVMSALVPAGFEPVATVAREPVARSIPTKTQQPVSFYEVKKDLPPMPALQPPVPLTEFLPSGQKSGHQRLARRKRAETNRSRQWSPANVSKGEVARLIPGGWLGGWSQAVFLTMVLSMGLAAALAIALPPFVPSPPWQNLTGMGLLSAQSAVVVLALQTIFWWSRRNSDPPELTWMSSLLLGGVMGASGYLLMNYLMAENLLAAPEHAAMVRQLGAQKLRLDGGVPSWLSWVLYFASLVALGNWSQQASLQRDERFSAMTILFSTMAGWMLSFVIWFPPVWGCLFAAWISCVLQLSTPVIQVTMTYRESE, encoded by the coding sequence ATGCGATTTCAGTACGCTCCTCAAAGTCGTCCGCTCGCTGGTTATGTGATTACGCGAGGAATCCAGCGGGGCGGATTCGGTGAAGTCTACGAAGGTCTGTCGGCTGGCGGGAAGCGCGTCGCACTCAAGCTGCTACAACGCGGAACAGAGATTGAACTTCGTGGTGTGCGCCAGTGCCTGAATCTCAATCACCCCAATCTCGTTTCGATCTATGACATTCTTTATGACAACGAGGCCTGTGCCTGGATTGTCATGGAGTACATCGACGGCGTGACTCTGGATGATGTCATTGCCAATCATCCCCAGGGGTTGCCTCACGACGAGGTGGCTGAGTGGTTTTCCGGGATCGTGCAGGGTCTGGAATATCTGCATTCGCGGGGAATCGTGCATCGCGATCTGAAGCCCGCGAACATCTACCGCACGCATGGTGTGGTCAAAATTGGCGATGTTGGTCTTTCGAAACTGATGGATCAGGTGGATGCCCTGCATACACAGACCATCGGAACGGTGCATTACATGGCACCGGAAGTTTCGCATGGACGATATGGTCCGAGCATCGACTACTACAGTCTTGCGGTCATTCTGTATGAGTTATTGACAGGCAAAGTCCCCTTTTCAGGTGAGACCACGGGCGAAGTCCTGATGCGACATCTGACACACCTGCCCGAAACGACGCATTTGCCGCTCGCCTTGCGACCCGTGTTACAAAAGGCACTCGCGAAGAACGCAGCCGAGCGATATCCCTCGCTTCAGGAATTTCATGCAGCAGTCATGTCGGCGCTGGTACCTGCAGGTTTCGAGCCGGTAGCGACAGTCGCCAGAGAACCGGTGGCGAGATCGATTCCAACAAAAACTCAACAACCAGTCTCTTTTTATGAAGTCAAGAAAGACCTGCCTCCAATGCCTGCGCTGCAGCCACCTGTCCCACTCACTGAGTTTTTGCCATCCGGCCAGAAATCGGGTCATCAGAGGCTGGCTCGCAGAAAGCGTGCAGAGACAAACCGGTCGCGTCAGTGGTCCCCTGCGAACGTTTCCAAAGGGGAAGTGGCTCGTCTGATTCCCGGTGGTTGGCTGGGGGGCTGGTCTCAGGCGGTGTTTCTGACCATGGTGCTTTCAATGGGCCTGGCTGCTGCTTTGGCCATCGCCTTGCCGCCATTTGTCCCTTCACCACCCTGGCAGAATCTGACGGGGATGGGATTACTTTCTGCACAATCGGCAGTGGTCGTATTGGCTTTACAAACAATCTTCTGGTGGTCGAGACGCAACAGCGATCCGCCCGAATTGACATGGATGTCGAGTCTGCTGCTGGGTGGGGTGATGGGGGCGTCTGGTTATCTGCTGATGAATTACCTGATGGCCGAAAATCTGCTGGCAGCACCAGAACATGCCGCCATGGTGCGTCAACTGGGTGCTCAAAAATTGCGACTGGATGGCGGAGTCCCCTCCTGGCTTTCATGGGTTCTGTACTTTGCCAGCCTCGTGGCTCTCGGGAATTGGTCACAGCAGGCGAGCCTTCAGCGAGATGAACGGTTCTCAGCCATGACAATTCTCTTCTCAACGATGGCGGGTTGGATGTTGTCGTTTGTGATCTGGTTTCCACCGGTTTGGGGCTGCTTGTTTGCCGCTTGGATTTCCTGCGTGCTGCAACTTTCGACACCAGTCATCCAAGTCACGATGACCTATCGAGAGTCTGAGTAG